The following proteins are co-located in the Borrelia parkeri genome:
- a CDS encoding DUF603 domain-containing protein: MSRVKKSLDDYVVYFREGKLNDASIAKELGVSRVNVGPVMRYLLMLILQVSMNLSPQ, from the coding sequence ATGAGTAGGGTAAAGAAATCATTAGATGATTATGTTGTGTATTTTAGAGAAGGAAAACTTAATGACGCTAGTATTGCAAAAGAGCTTGGAGTTAGTCGTGTTAATGTAGGTCCTGTGATGCGATATTTACTAATGTTAATCTTACAAGTAAGCATGAATTTATCTCCCCAATAG
- a CDS encoding Mlp family lipoprotein, with the protein MNKINFILVLALLISSCEYEHRNATPKSRVKRNLEEQEEVQKTPEEVLREKLNETQKTNLDFLKQALGNDDLFNKFLNHDESKIKEALEHINTELEKCNGNDGGKSTFKTVVQGYFSKMDESTLNGFKEGATSTCQVGAGG; encoded by the coding sequence ATGAATAAAATTAATTTTATTTTGGTATTGGCACTACTAATTAGTAGTTGTGAATATGAGCATAGAAATGCTACACCTAAGAGTAGAGTTAAAAGAAATTTAGAAGAACAAGAAGAAGTACAAAAAACACCTGAAGAAGTGTTAAGAGAAAAATTAAATGAAACTCAAAAAACAAATCTAGATTTTTTAAAACAAGCTTTGGGTAATGATGATCTTTTTAACAAATTTTTAAATCATGATGAATCTAAAATAAAGGAAGCCCTTGAACATATAAATACTGAACTTGAAAAATGTAATGGAAATGATGGGGGTAAAAGCACTTTTAAAACCGTTGTACAAGGATATTTTAGTAAAATGGATGAAAGTACGCTCAATGGTTTTAAAGAAGGAGCAACAAGCACTTGTCAAGTAGGAGCAGGTGGTTAA